CTTTTAAACCAATCAACGGATTTTAATGCAGTTTTAgcaatagatagagtgattcaaGAGGACGGTTTacatatatcatataatattatatacaaacataatattatagtacagTAAAACTGAAAAATCCATCCTTTCTAAGCAACCATTGCCATGGTTGACAGAACCCCACAGAACAtcttctgtcgggtcagctggttTATTAGGAAGCTGAAATGGAATAGCCAAAATGGTGatatgttttttgaaatattgatAACTATAGCTTACCTCCTTTGCTTCAAATGATGATAGGCATCTTGTAGAGTCATCTTCTGCCATTTAATAAGATAGGCTAAACAAAGTGTTACTGATCGCGACACTCCTGCTACGCAGTGAACGAGTACTATTTCGTTCCTTGAGACTACCTTTAACAATAACAGAAAATAATGTCAGCAATATTCACAAGAGTTACCATCCGTCCGAACAAATCTGGACTTTAAGACTCTAGTCCGAAATATGTCCGGCTCTATAACTTGACATTATACGGAATTTATGTTTTGTCGGATggaataaagtaataaaacatattaactTATATCAAAGTCTTTAATCTTTTACGAAAACTTTACTTTTTCGAAATGTCaggtttttgacttttaaattAATCAATTGTAACCCTATTCACAAGGCCATAATGTAAGTAGGCATTTCTAGATTCATTTTGCTTATTTGCGCATTTTCCTTCCCTCCAAAATAGTGTGCATGCTACTCAAATTACAAAGCTGTCTACTATAAACCACGAGAGTGATACTCTCTGAGACTCTCGATGTAGCGTTTGGTTAACAGTTTacgaagatgcctcgtgtacagTATAAACACGTGTCGAAGTGATTTTGTGAAACTTAGCGGATTTTTTATCACATATTAAATGGTCATGGATTTCTGCAAAAGAACACCTAATTCTATTTAATTTCTACTAGCCGCGAttcaaatgtatttaatttttctgTACAAAATTATGCGTTTTTGtactaaccgacttcaaaaatggaggaggttctcaattcgtcagtatgtttttttttatgtttgttacctcaaaactttcgactgggtgaaccgattttgataattcttttgtggtcccattgtactttggtccagatctgacaatggcatccaacCATAACAGACACAAAACcataaaatcttaaatttgctatacatacgtatagcaaagtggatgataaatttacaaataactcaatatcgcgctaaccgatttcgatgattctttttttattggaaaggatatacttcaactatagtttggtgagagtttggttaggttctaatcagaacctaacctaactaacggAACctaacggaatccatggcaaagtaacggaactcttcaattcttaggagcaaattaacgatactcggccgaatcttagTTATGCTATCCgtatatttaagtcatctaccataaaatCGTTATGGTctagtaattgtcgtagtcgaatatgataatCAATGGGACTTCTTACCGACTTACAGTAAGAGCAGGACTacatctgtggcagaatttctaactgtctgtaatcaaatcgcGAATCGCTTTCGTTCaatgctgcattgaaaaattttgtatatctacacatatttagacaaattgttagttagtgtacttcaaattcactaaaattaataaaataaattaaatacgcaattatttttagtgcatattatatctattgttttggaatagtgtttttgaagtcggttgttttttgtttaaatttttttttgatgctaTATTATGTAGCcaaatctatgaatgcagtttaaattgtattttaaattaaaataatcattttagtaaaatgttacatGTACAATATTTTAGGTACTTCTACTCCTTAGCCGTTGCACATTCTGTATAATAGTATCAGTATTTACTTACTTCATTAATTAAATCAGCAACACTTTCCATGTAAGGGTGCATATCTGAATTCGGTGTATCCAGTAATGGCACATAATGTCTTGGCACATAATCTTCTGGTGGTGGTGGCAGTTCTGGTGCCGCGTTCACCACGAGACCCGGCTGTAACGCTTTCACAGCTCCGGGCAAAGCGTGAGCGCCACAAACGTAAACCAAATCGGTCACCCGCGATACTCCAAGGGGACAGCCTctacaaaaaattaattaattaattatgttactAAGACGAGTTAACGGATACATTATCTAGACTTTTCTAGAACTTCGACACGTTTACAGCAAGCTGAAATATGAAATCAGGACGTTCCAACAGAGACTAAGGTAATGAgagtaaggcattgactatttgacgtttgactatgttacatattatattatattgtaattgaaatgatttgtaaatcgaagaCAATGTAACtcatgatataaaagagtggcaatgagtttcttgctacttcttctcattagcttaactctttacgaagtagcggtggattcaataagaaaaaatattttttgacattcataattgtcataaccgtgacctacatgaataaagtgattttgatattttgacTCTAACACATACAAGAAAttgtattttcttaaataaatccTTAAGAGTTCAACAGCTTTTCCGTCTACAAATGTCCATTATAAGtggtttattttgaattaagggtctttatataaaatagatagCGTAGGCGTGGCTCAACCACCCTAGTAGTAAGCAAATGGCGTAGCAACTTCACAAAAGTCTCAAATAGTACCCATGCCGAGTATAAAGGTTATTCAGTTTATATCATACAATATGAATCAAGTGAAAAACCAAGTGAATCTAAGTAGTTACATTCAAGTCCACGAAACTAATTTTCTACTTCTCTTTTTGCTTAGTCGTTAAACATAAGCGAAAAGAACGAGcgttattattatcaaattttgaATAGAATTGTCAAAAGTGATGCTGGAATAGAAAATAGCCTCATGTTTGTGTTCAAGTTTTATCGGAAAAATATAAATGACGTGCGAATTAGATCGCGTCAAAATGATTTTCGAATAAAGTGAAGTTCTACGAGTGAAGTTTCAAGATCtagcaatttgtaattttttaaagtgataaacctcacttctgggattaattacacaaataaaatttgaaaacttataaacGATGCGAGACCGAATGAACAAACCCGCTACCACTAGCGTTCCCTGCAATtgcaataataatgaaaacaaataTCTCAAGACTGTAAgactaatatttataactttcCCAGAGGGTTGAAAATACGCCTGAAAACTGGTAATAACGCTTGCACAAGCCACGCCTACTTTGggcattttgaaaataaaatttaactataaattttcacaatacaatattatattaagaaatgAACAAATTTTCATTTGATCGATGAATAAATCTAATGACAGATATCTCATTTGTATTTTTCCGAGACTGCTTAAGAAGTTGAACAAAAGACCCCTTGTAGAGTAAACTAATAGGGGTGGAACTCTGTGACGCTATCACCTAGATCTTACggataataaaagaaatataaagtCGTCTAATCATTCTGACACTTTCCACAAAATATTGAACAAGAAGCCTCGGCATATCCAGCACCGAAAAGGAGatgcattttcatatttaccaAGTCTTAAACTTAGCGTGTTaggtaaaagtaaaatatatgaaGGCCGCTTTAGTGCGAACTTGACCCAGCAACCAACAATTGAATTAACACTaccataaaaacaatataagaattaaaaaaacaaatcgattccatcaaatcaaatcatctttatttgtataatagCAAAGTATCTGATACATCCCCTAGACTCTTCCAATTTGCCTCTA
This genomic interval from Leptidea sinapis chromosome 20, ilLepSina1.1, whole genome shotgun sequence contains the following:
- the LOC126970269 gene encoding dual specificity protein phosphatase 14; the protein is MKVLTAEDVASVGKENEAAVVIDLSKLLREELNRGCPLGVSRVTDLVYVCGAHALPGAVKALQPGLVVNAAPELPPPPEDYVPRHYVPLLDTPNSDMHPYMESVADLINEVVSRNEIVLVHCVAGVSRSVTLCLAYLIKWQKMTLQDAYHHLKQRRPQIRPNTGFFKQLIKYEERLFGEASVKMVYCEAIDKEIPDVYESDYSGMTWFRQRYGPIENR